Proteins found in one Quercus robur chromosome 2, dhQueRobu3.1, whole genome shotgun sequence genomic segment:
- the LOC126713691 gene encoding profilin-1, with protein MSWQTYVDDHLMCEIEGNHLAAAAIIGHDGSVWAQSSTFPQFKSEEITGIMNDFAEPGSLAPTGLYLGGTKYMVIQGEPGAVIRGKKGPGGVTVKKTSQALIIGIYDEPMTPGQCNMIVERLGDYLIDQGL; from the exons atgtcgTGGCAAACCTACGTCGATGATCATCTCATGTGCGAAATCGAAGGCAATCACCTCGCCGCCGCAGCCATCATCGGCCACGACGGCAGCGTTTGGGCCCAGAGCTCTACTTTCCCTCAG TTCAAGTCTGAAGAAATAACTGGCATTATGAATGACTTTGCTGAACCTGGGTCACTTGCTCCAACTGGATTGTACCTCGGAGGCACAAAGTATATGGTGATCCAAGGCGAGCCAGGAGCTGTCATTCGAGGGAAGAAG GGTCCTGGAGGTGTTACCGTTAAGAAGACTAGTCAGGCCTTGATCATTGGTATCTATGATGAACCAATGACTCCTGGTCAGTGTAACATGATTGTCGAAAGGCTTGGTGATTATCTCATCGATCAGGGTCTCTAA